The proteins below are encoded in one region of Sporosarcina sp. FSL K6-1508:
- a CDS encoding O-acetylhomoserine aminocarboxypropyltransferase/cysteine synthase family protein, with amino-acid sequence MTKLQPETLLLHGGQKPDPVTGSRAVPIHRTSSFVFRDTEHAQKLFALQEAGNIYTRITNPTVAVFEERIALLEGGTAAVAFSSGMAAIAFSILNVAGAGDEIVAASNLYGGTYNLFAATLPRYGINVKFVDATDPENFRTAITDKTKAIFAETIGNPSLHVLDIEAVADIAHEQGVPLLIDSTFASPYGSNPIEFGADVVIHSATKWIGGHGTTIGGVAVDAGTFDWTQGRFPGFTEPDASYHGLRYGIDTAGAAFATKLRVQLLRDFGPCLDPDSAFNFLQGLETLHLRVTRHNENAIKVAEFLKQHPSVEWVTYTGNEDHPSYDLAKKYLKNGFGSIIVFGIKGGREAGRNVIDNVKIWSHVANVGDAKSLIIHPASTTHQQLGPEDLEKSGVTEELIRLSVGLESVEDIIADLAQAIELAVPVTV; translated from the coding sequence ATGACAAAACTTCAACCCGAAACACTTCTTCTGCATGGCGGACAAAAACCGGACCCTGTAACAGGTTCACGCGCAGTTCCAATTCACAGAACCTCATCTTTCGTATTCCGGGATACAGAACATGCTCAAAAATTATTTGCATTGCAAGAAGCAGGCAATATCTATACGCGAATCACAAATCCAACCGTTGCAGTTTTTGAAGAGCGTATTGCACTTCTTGAAGGCGGCACGGCGGCAGTTGCATTCTCATCCGGCATGGCGGCAATCGCATTCTCCATCTTGAACGTTGCAGGTGCAGGCGATGAAATTGTTGCAGCAAGCAACTTGTACGGCGGTACGTATAATCTATTCGCCGCCACACTTCCACGTTACGGCATCAATGTGAAATTCGTCGATGCAACAGATCCTGAAAACTTCCGCACAGCAATTACAGATAAAACAAAAGCAATATTCGCAGAAACAATCGGTAACCCAAGTCTTCATGTCTTGGATATTGAAGCGGTTGCGGACATTGCGCATGAACAAGGTGTTCCACTTCTCATAGATAGTACGTTTGCATCGCCTTATGGTTCGAATCCGATTGAGTTTGGTGCAGATGTGGTCATTCACTCTGCTACAAAATGGATTGGTGGACACGGTACAACGATTGGTGGAGTAGCTGTTGATGCGGGTACATTCGATTGGACACAAGGAAGGTTCCCGGGCTTCACTGAGCCGGATGCGTCATACCATGGTCTTCGTTACGGAATTGATACAGCAGGCGCGGCCTTTGCCACTAAACTGCGCGTTCAACTATTGCGTGACTTTGGGCCTTGCTTAGACCCGGACAGTGCATTCAACTTCCTTCAAGGACTTGAGACACTGCATCTGCGTGTGACGAGACATAATGAAAATGCCATCAAAGTAGCAGAGTTTCTGAAACAACACCCGTCTGTTGAATGGGTAACATACACTGGCAATGAAGATCATCCATCTTATGACCTTGCGAAAAAGTACTTGAAAAACGGCTTCGGTTCCATTATTGTATTTGGTATAAAAGGTGGACGTGAAGCTGGTCGAAACGTAATAGATAACGTCAAAATATGGTCGCATGTTGCGAACGTCGGAGATGCAAAATCACTGATTATACATCCTGCTTCAACGACGCATCAGCAGCTTGGACCAGAGGACTTGGAAAAGTCAGGCGTGACTGAAGAATTAATCAGGCTATCGGTTGGTCTTGAATCAGTGGAAGATATCATTGCAGACCTTGCACAAGCGATTGAACTAGCGGTACCAGTAACAGTGTGA